A region of the Roseiflexus sp. RS-1 genome:
GACGGCGCCCTGGCTCCGGCATATCGGCGCAAAGACGGAAGCGCATATGGACTTCAAGACCGTCGTGAAGGATCAGAGTTACACCACCTTCGACGGCATGATCAAGATCGAGCATCAGAGTCGCGCAACTGTCTCGCGGCTCGAGGAGCATGCGCTCCATCTTTCGCCCAAAGCCCGCAGCGACTCCATCCCCGGACTGATGATCGACACCAACGATGTCGCCAGGGCGGGGCATGCGTCGACCAGCGGCGAGGTGGATGAGGAGCAGTTGTTCTATATGCGCTCACGCGGCATTCCGCGTGACGAAGCCATCCATCTGATCGTGATGGGCTTCTTCGAGCCGGTGCTTGATCGTATTCCCAACGATGCGCTGCGTCAGCGGATCGCGGAGATGATCGAAGCAAAGATATAATGAAGGTGCGCCGATGACTATCAACGCCAGCCTGACTCTGTTCGATATTGTGACGCTGCGGCGTGAGTTCCCGATCCTCAATCAGGCGGTGCATGGGAAAACGCTGGCGTTCCTCGACAGTGCAGCATCGTCGCAGAAACCGCGCCGTGTCATCGATTGCCTGGAAGATTATTACCGGCGCTATAATGCGAATGTCCATCGCGGCATTTATCGGCTGAGCGAGGAAGCGACGTTCGCCTTCGAGCGGGCGCGTGGCAAGGTGGCGCGCTTCATCAACGCTCGCAGTCAGCGCGAGATCGTGTTCGTGCGGAATACGACCGAGGCAATCAACCTGGTGGCGCGGAGTTGGGGCGATGCCAACCTGCGCGAAGGGGATCGCATTCTGCTCAGCATCATGGAGCACCATTCGAACCTGGTGCCCTGGCAAATGCTGGCACAGCGCACCGGCGCGAAACTGGAGTTTCTGCCGATCGACGGCGAAGGTCGCCTGGCGCTCGACAACCTGGAAGTGCAACTCGAAGGGGTGCGTCTGGTGGCGATCACGCAACAGTCGAATGTGCTGGGGACGATCAATCCGGTGGCGGAGATCGCGCAACGCGCCCATGCCGTCGGTGCGCTGGTGCTGGTGGACGGCGCGCAGAGCGTACCGCACATGCCGGTGGATGTTCAGGCGCTCGATATCGATTTCCTGGCGTTCAGCGGTCATAAGATGTGTGGTCCGACCGGGATCGGGGTGCTGTGGGGTCGGCGCGCGATCCTGGAACAGATGCCGCCATTTCTCGGTGGTGGATCGATGATCAAGGTGGTAGGGCTGCACGAATCGACCTACGCTGATGTTCCGGCGCGCTTCGAAGCGGGCACACCGGCAATCGCCGAAGCCATCGCGCTTGGCGAAGCGGTCGATTTTCTTCAGGAGATCGGGATGGATCGGATCTATGCCCACGAGCGCGAACTGCTGGGGTATGCGCTCGAACGCCTGACCGAAGTTGAAGGGTTGCGGGTGTACGGTCCGACAACGACCGAAATGCGCGGCGGTGCGGTGAGTTTTACGCTCGACGGGGTGCATCCGCACGATGTCGCTGCGGTGCTCGACGGCGAGGGGATTGCGGTGCGCGCCGGGCACCACTGCGCGCAGCCGCTACATGCGCACTACGACATTCCTGCCACCACACGCGCATCATTCTATCTGTACAACATACCGGAAGAGATTGATCGACTGGTCGCCGCGCTGCACAAAGTGCGCACGCTGTTCGGGTGATTGGGATGGATGATCTGTACCGCGAACTTATCCTCGAACACTACAAGCATCCGCGTCGTCGCGGTCGCATCGACCATCCCGACGTCAGCGCTGAGGAGCATAATCCGCTGTGCGGCGATCGAGTGCGGATCGACCTGCGGATCGAGAATGGCATCATCACCGATGCGCGCTTCGATGGGCGCGGATGCGCCATCAGTCAGGCGTCGGCATCGATGTTGACCGAGGAAATTGTCGGGATGCCGGTTGAACAGGCAAAGCAGTTCAGCAAGGATCAGATGCTTGCGCTGATCGGCATTCCGTTGAACCATAATCCGGTGCGCATCAAGTGCGCCTTGCTTCCGCTCAAAACACTCAAGGTCGGGTTGTATGGCGTGGGTCATGCGCCCGATGATGATGAGATGTGATTAATTCTGGGAGAGGAGTGCATCCAATGGCTGTGACAGCGACGAATCTGGATTTCGATTACTCGAAGTACGCGTTCCGCAACGAGGAACGATATATTTTCAAGTCTGAAAAGGGCTTGAACGAAAAAGTCGTGCGTGAACTGTCAGGGATGAAGGGTGAGCCGGAGTGGATGTTGAAGCGTCGGTTGCAGGCGCTCGAAATCTTCCGCAAAAAGCCGACGCCGCTGACCGGCATGTGGGCGAACCCTGAACTGGCAGAATTGAACTATGACGATATTCACTATTTCGTGCGTGCTGGCGAGCGCCCGCAGACCGATTGGGACGCCGTGCCGCCGGAGATCAAGAACACCTTTGAGCGGTTGGGCATCCCTGAAGCGGAGCGCAAGTTCCTGGCAGGCGTCGGCGCGCAGTACGAGTCGGAAGTCGTCTATCACTCGCTGCGCGAAGAGTGGGCGAAGCAGGGGGTGATTTTCCTCGACACCGATACCGGGTTGAAGGAGTACCCGGAGATCTTCAAGCAATACTTCGGTACGGTCGTGCCGGCGGCGGATAACAAGTACGCTGCGCTGAACACAGCGGTCTGGTCGGGCGGGTCGTTCGTCTACGTGCCGAAGGGGGTGCACGTCGATATTCCGCTTCAGGCGTACTTCCGCATCAATGCGGAGAACATGGGTCAGTTCGAGCGCACCCTGATTATCGTCGAGGAAGGTGCGTCGGTGCACTATATCGAGGGATGCACCGCGCCGATCTACAGCACTAACTCGCTGCACTCGGCGGTGGTCGAGATCATCGTGATGAAGGGCGGCAAGTGCCGCTATACCACGATCCAGAACTGGGCGAACAATATCTTCAACCTGGTGACCAAGCGCGCTATCGCCTATGAAGAGGCGAGCATGGAGTGGGTCGATGGCAACATCGGTTCGCGCCTGACGATGAAGTACCCGTCGGTCTACCTGATGGGGCGCGGCGCGCGCGGCGAGGTGCTCTCGGTGGCGTATGCCGGCAAGGGGCAGCACCAGGACGCCGGCGCCAAAATGGTGCATATCGCGCCAGATACGACGAGCCGCATCACCAACAAGTCGGTCTCGAAGAATGGCGGCAAGACGACGTACCGCGGTCTGGCGAAGGTGGCGCCGGGCGCAACCGGGGCGAAGATCAATGTGAACTGTGACGCGCTCATCCTGGATGAGAAGTCGGCATCCGATACGATCCCGTACATCGAGATTGAGGAAGACCGCTGCACCCTGGCGCACGAGGCGACGGTGGGGCGTATCGGCGAGGAGCAACTGTTCTATCTGATGAGCCGCGGCATCAGCGAGGCTGACGCGCTGTCGATGATCGTGCTCGGTTTTATGGAGCCGTTCACGCGCGAACTGCCGATGGAGTACGCCGTTGAACTCAACCGTCTCATTCAACTCGAGATGGAAGGGTCGGTGGGATAAGAGGCGAGCGGCAAGCAACAGGAAGGTCGTGCGCGTTCCACATTGAACGTGGCAGACGGGAAGGTTGAAGGCGCAAAGGAATTGCGCGTTCCGTGGCGAACGTACAATCCTTTGCGCCTTGTGTCTTTGTAAGAGTGTTCAACCTTTGATGAAGAAGTGTCGCTCAGGCGCCGGTCGCGCTCCGGATGTCCCGCAAGATCGCATCAACCTGCTCCGGCGATTGTCCATGCCGTGCCAATACCTGCGCTGTGAGATCTAACACCCTGTCTGCAAACCGTTGTGCAATATCGTGCCGTAATCCCTGCCCGATATAGAGTTTCAACAAAGCTTCAGCCGACATATCACGACTTGCAGCAACTTCCTGTACCATTGCGAAGGTATCGGTTGGCAAGTTTAGAGTAATCGTGATTGTCGGGCGAGGACGAAGATGGAGCTCGGTTGGGAACTCAGGCTGACTCATAGAGTTTCCTTTCTGCGCGCGTTGCCAATCGTGCAGAGATAATCCGCGTTCGCTCGCGTCGCTCGGTGTAGACAACCAGCAATAAGCGTTGCGCGACCGGGTAGCCCAGGACAAAATTGCGCTGCTCGTTGACATCGTTTGGAGTAGCATCTCCATATTGATAGAATGGATCAAAAAAGACCTCGGCAGCTTCCTCAAAGGTTACGCCGTGGTTGACGATGTTGAGTCGGGACTTCTGGTCATCCCACTCAAATTCGACACCCTGGAGTCGATAGACAACATCCATCACGCAACAGCCTGCGCATTCGCTTCGTGCCAGGTATATGATAGCATACGCGACCTTCAGACGAGACGTGGCAAGCATGAAACCACAATCGCACCCACCAACACGTCCAGCGTGCGGCGCTGCTCAGTCGGGTGAGTTAGCCCTCCGAAACAGGAGCCTGACCCCCTCCCCGCTAAAATTGGTGCTCCAAACGAGGAACCGACATGGTACAATAGTACTGCTTGTACGACCGGTCGTCGCTCGTTGGAGGTGCTGCGCCGATGCAACCCATAGCCTTAACCCCGGAACTTGTCGCTCGCGCAGGTAAACATATCGCGGCCGCGCTGCGTCGCAATCCCGGCATCGATGCGGCGGCGCTGTGCGCGCTGAACGGTCAGGTCTTGTGGGCCAGCGATCCGGCATTCGAGCGCGCTGCGCCTTCCATTGCCCGGATCGGCATCATGTCGCTCAAATTATGGGTCAAGGTGCGTTCGGGCAAACTGGACCGCATTGGTCTGGTGACGGGAGAGGGTACGGTTGATATTATTTTCGTACCGCCGATCGGATCGGTGCTGGTTGCCAGCGGGCGCGACGCGGGAACCGGATGGCTGGAGAATGAGCCGCTGGCGCTGCTTGAAGCGCTCGGTCTTTCAATGCGATCCCCCCTCGTTTCGCCGAACGGTCGCCCGTAGGATGGGCGCCGGGTTGGGTCTCTGGCGCGCAGCATCGTGTGATGCCGCGCGTTTTGTTGTTCCTTGATGCACGGATGAGGTTGAGCGCAATGGCTGAGTTCGTCAAACTTGCAACGATCCATGATCTGCCAGACGGCGGTATGCGGGCTGTGGAGTACAACGGTCGGCGGATCGCCCTGTTTCGCGCTGGCGAGACGATCTATGCTACCGATGATATCTGTTCCCATGCATATGCAGAGTTGAGCGATGGGTTCTTCGATCCCGATGACGGTACGGTGGAATGCCCGCTGCACGGCTCACGCTTCGATGTGCGCACCGGGCGCCCGCTGACATTGCCCGCGTTCGCGCCGATTGAGGTGTTCGAGGTGCAGGTGCAGGGAGACGATGTGCTCGTGCGCGTTGCCTGATGCAGGCATTGCTTGACTCTTGCTTCCCCCGGCAGTACAATATAGTTGATTAAATTAAGCGGTCTACTTCAGAATTATCGGGGGAGGTTGTGATGAATGGTTATGCTCACCCTGAGGCGCTGGTTGACACCGCATGGGTTGCCGATCATTTGAACGATCCGAAGGTGCGGATCGTGGAGTGCGATGAGGACATTCTGCTCTATGATCAGGGGCATATCCCCGGTGCGGTGAAGATCGACTGGGTCGGTGAACTCAACGACCCGATCATCCGCGACTATCTGGATCGCGAACGGTTCGAGCAGTTGATGGTCTCGAAGGGGATCAGCAACGATACGACGGTGGTTTTCTACGGCGATAAGCACAACTGGTGGGCAACCTACGCACTGTGGGTCTTCAAACTCTTTGGACATGCCGACGCACGGATTATGAATGGCGGGCGCGCCAAATGGATTGCCGAAGGGCGCCCGTTGACGCGCGAGGTTCCTTCCTACCCGCCGGGCGAGTACCATGCGCCGGAGCGCAATGATGCCGCCATTCGCGCATTCCGCGATCAGGTGCTGGCGCATATCCGGCAGAGCGGCACGGCGCTGGTCGATGTACGCAGCCCGCAGGAGTACACCGGCGAGCGTCTGCACATGCCGGAGTATCCGCAGGAAGGCGCACTGCGCGGCGGTCACATTCCCACAGCGGTGAACATCCCATGGGCGAGCGCCGTGCGCGAGGATAGTACCTTCAAGAGCGCCGACGAACTGCGTGAACTGTACGCCAGCAAAGGCATCACGCCAGACAAGGATGTGATTGCCTACTGCCGCATCGGTGAGCGATCCAGCCATACCTGGTTCGTGCTGAAGTACCTGCTTGGCTATCCGAAAGTCCGCAATTATGACGGCAGCTGGACCGAGTGGGGCAACGCGGTTGGTCTGCCGATTGAGAAGTAACCAGCACGACTATGTCTGACATCCCTGCCGGTCTGCCGCCGCGCCTGCGTGCTATCGTCGAGGAGTTTCAGGCGGCGGACCGGGCGGAAAAACTGGAACTGCTGCTCGAATATTCAGACCGACTGCCGCCGCTGCCGGATCATCTGCGCAACAATCGTGCTGCAATGGAGCAGGTACACGAATGCGCCACTCCGGTGTATGCGGCGGTAGAGTCACACGACGAGCGGTTGACGTTTCACATCGATGTTCCCGAAGAGTCGCCGACGGTGCGCGGCTATGCGGCGCTGCTGCGCGACGGTCTTGAAGGTGCGACGCCGGAAGAGGTGCTCGCCATTCCAGGCGATTTCTTCTACGCAATGGGGTTGCACCAGGTGCTTTCGCCACAGCGACTGAACGGTATCAGTTATCTGCTGGCGTATCTGAAGCGGCTCGCCACACGGGAACTGGCGAAACGGAACGGGTGATGGATCGCGCGGCGCTCATTGCGCGTCTGCTGAACCATTATGAACATCCACGCCATCGCGGTCCCCTTGTCGATGCGGATGTGACACTGACCGGCGGTCATCCTGAATGCGGCGACGTCATCACCATCTATCTGAAGGTTGAACCGCCGGATCGCATCACAGCAGTCTCCTTTGAGGGGCGCGGGTGCACAATTTCGCAGGCGGCGGCTTCGATACTGACCGAACTCGCTGCCGGTGCGACATTTGCAGCAGTTGAGACGATGACGCCGGACGAGATGATCGATCTCCTGGAACGTGAAGTGGTCGGAACGCGACCGCGTTGTGCAACGCTGGCACTGCGGATATTGAAGGCAGCGATCTCAACCTGCCGGATGGGAAAGATGTCGTGAGTCTGCGCGTATTTGAGGAACGGATAGACCGCCGCAGCACGCTGATCGATCTGGTCGGCAACACGCCGCTGCTGCGCCTGGCGCGGATCGATCCCGATCTGCCGCCTGGCGTTGCTGTCTATGCCAAGGCGGAGTGGTACAACCCCGGCGGTTCGGTCAAGGATCGTCCGGCATTGTGGATGATCCGCGATGGCGAACGACGCGGTTTGTTGCGTCCCGGCATGCGGATCGCCGATGCAACCAGCGGCAACACCGGCATCGCCTATGCGACGCTTGGTGCGGCGCTCGGCTATCAGGTGACGCTGGCGCTGCCCGCCAATGCCAGTCCTGAACGGCGGCGGATTCTCCGTTCTCTCGGCGCAGAACTGGTGCTCACCGATCCATTGGAGGGCATGGATGCAGCGATACGTAAGATCCGTGCGCTGGTGCAGGAACACCCGGAACGCTACTTCTACCCGGATCAGTACAACAACCCTGCCAACCCGCGCGCCCACGAGGAGAGCACCGGCCCCGAAATCTGGGCGCAAACCGGCGGTCGCGTGACGCACTTCGTGGCAGCGTTGGGCACCAGCGGCACGTTCATGGGCATCGGGCGCTTTCTGCGTACACGCAATCCTGCCGTGCGCCTGATCGCCGTCCAACCCGACGGACCCTACCACGCGCTGGAGGGCGTCAAGCATATGGCATCGACGACGCTGGTTCCCGGTATTTATGATCCGACGCTTGCGGATGCCACCATCGAGATTCGGAGTGAAGAAGCCTTCGCAATGGCGCGTCGTCTGGCGCGTACCGAAGGATTGATGGTCGGCGTCTCAGCCGCAGCCAACGTCGCTGCTGCACTGCGGGTCGCTCGTGACCTGCGCGAGGGGGTGGTGGTGACGATCCTGTGCGACGGCGCTGCCAAGTATCTCAGTGATCGCTTCTGGGAAGATGGCGATGGACGTGATGGCGAAGGGATCTGAGGGTTGAAGGTTGAAGGTTGAGGGTTGAACGTTGGGGGTTGAACGTTGAGCGTTGGACGTTGAGCGTTGGACGTTGCAGGTTCCAGGTTGAACATTGAACGTTGAACGTTGAACGTTGCAGACGCCGGGGAACGGAGGAACGTTTCTGACCCTTGAGATCTTTCTGACAGGAACATGCCTGAATGATGATCATTCTTTCCGACCACGTTCGTTATGCTATCGTGCAGCACGCTGAAGCGACCTATCCCAATGAGTGCGTCGGGTTGCTGATCGGGCGGATCGATGAGTCGCGCATTGCAGTGGAAGATATTTTTCCGACGCCAAACCGCTGGACGGTCGAAACCGGATTGACGCCGACCGATGCGGAACACTCGCAGCGCGACCGGTTCTATCTCGATCCGCGCGACTATCTGCGCGCCGATCGCGCCGCACGCGCCCGCCATCTCGATGTCGTCGGGTGTTACCATTCGCATCCCGACCATCCGGCGACGCCGTCGCCGCGTGATCTGACCGGTGCTCAGGGGGTTGGCGGCGGTTCGCAGTTCGTGTTTCTCATTCAGAGTGTGATCGACGGTCGCGCCGCCGAACTGACCGCCTGGACGCTGGATGAATCTGCTGCGCGTTTCGTGGCGGAGGAGATAGTTGTTGTGTGCTGAGTCGAGGCGAGAGGCGAGAGGCGAGGAGGAGGCAGGGCGGCGGGGCGACGTAGGGGCGCAGCGGCGGGGCGACGTAGGGGCGCAGCGGCGCCGCGCCCGTACTGGCAGCGGGGGGGTCATGGAGAGAGGGGATGGGGTAAGAGGGGATGAGGTGAGCGGGTTGAAGGTTGCACGTTGTTCTCGGTTCCTGGTTCTTGGTTCTTGGTTCTCAGTTCCTGGTTCCTGGTTCCTGGTTCCTGGTTCTTGGTTCTCAAAAGAGGTCACACCTATGGCAGTCACCGTTACCATTCCAACCGCACTCCGCCAGTACGTCGGCGGCAATGCCAGCGTCTCGCTTGCAGCCGGTTCTGTGGGTCAAATACTGGCAGCATTGAGCGAGCAGTACCCGCAACTGGGCAGGCATCTCTACAACGAACAGGGCGCTCTACGCAGTTTCGTCAATATCTATGTCGGCGATGAAGATATCCGTCACCTGCAGGGGATCGAGACGCCAGTTCCCGACGGCGAGACCGTGAGCATCATTCCGGCGATTGCAGGCGGCGTCTGACCCACCGAAGTTTGTCGCCTGCGCAATGGCGCGCGGCACAAATGTCGGGGCGCGCATCAGCAGGTGAGGTGTGCCTGGTCTCTTCCGTAGTGCAGAAGTTGTGGGGTATCATATGGTTCTACCTTCTCTGTCAAATGAAGAAATCCGCCGCTACTCACGGCATCTGATCCTGCCCGAGTTCGGTATGGAGGGGCAGCGTAAACTCAAGCAGGGCAGCGTGTTGCTGATCGGAACCGGCGGGCTTGGATCGCCGCTGGCGCTGTATCTCGCCGCTGCGGGCGTGGGGCACATCGGACTGGTTGATTTCGACATCGTTGACGAAAGCAACCTGCAGCGCCAGATTATTCACGGCACATCCACGCTGGGCATTCGCAAAACCGAATCGGCAAAAATGCGCCTGCGCGATCTCAATCCGCATATCGACATCGCTACCTATGACGTTCAGATCACGTCGGACAACGCATTCGACCTGATCCGACCATACGATGTGATCGTCGATGGCACCGATAATTTTCCCACCCGCTATCTGACGAACGACGCCTGTGTGATGCTGGGCAAACCTAACGTGTACGGCTCGATCTTCCGCTTCGAGGGGCAGGCGACGGTTTTTTCGCCGAAACATGGCGGACCGTGCTACCGTTGTCTGTACCCGGAGCCGCCGCCGCCCGGTCTGGTGCCGAGTTGCGCCGAGGGTGGCGTGCTCGGCGTGCTCCCCGGCGTGATCGGGACGATCCAGGCAACCGAGGCGATCAAACTGCTCACCGGCATCGGCGAGCCGCTGATTGGTCGTCTGCTGCTCTACGATGCGCTGGCGATGCGCTTCCGCGAACTGAAACTGCGGCGCAACCCCGATTGTCCAGTGTGCGGCGATCATCCGACAGTCACCGAACTGATCGATTATCAGCAGTTCTGCGGTATTTCGCCCGAAGAGGCGCACCGTGACGCGACCATCGAGATAACTCCCGCCGAAGTCGCCGACTGGCTGCACAGCGACAACCCGCCCTTCCTGCTCGATGTGCGCGAACCAAACGAGTGGGAAATCTGCCATATCCCCGGCGCCGTGCGGATCTCGGTCAACGAACTGGCAGAGCGCATGAACGAACTCGATAGTGCGGTCGAAATGGTCGTCTACTGTCGCAGCGGTGTTCGCAGCGCCCGCGCCGTCGAATTGCTGCGCCAGGCAGGGTTCCGCAAAGTAAAGAACATGGCAGGCGGGATCTTGCGCTGGTCCGATGAGGTCGATCCGAGCGTGCCAAAATATTGAGGTTGGCATTCAGCCGCGCTGATGCTATAATACCGCTCCGTGATTCAGGTTCGTACAGACAGGATCGACGGGTGAAAATCGCACTTTACAGCGCACTTATCATTGTCAGCGTAGCGCTGACCTTTCTGGTCGTCGTGCAGGGGCGCACTGCCGGTCTGCAACAGCGCGACACCATCTACCGCACGAAGCGTGGCATCGAGAAGACGATGCACCAGGCAACAATCGTGCTGGCGGTTGTATTCCTCCTGCTGGCGCTGATCGCCAGCCTGCCAATCTGGTAAACGGCGTATTGAATGCAGCAGGCGCCGCTTCACAGGAGTAAAGCGACGTTTGCGCATTCCACGCTGATACATCTATGGCACGTCGCATCCGCTGGCAAATCCTGATTGCGTCGATCAGTGCTCTGACGGTGCTGCTCCTGATGAGTTACCTGGCGCTCACACGCGCATCGGTGGCGCGCCCGCTGGCAGGAGGCGATTATATCGAAGGGGTTGTCGGCGCGCCGGTGCATCTCAATCCCCTGGTCGCTGATCCAGCCTCCGATCCGGTCGCCGCCGACATCCAGCGCCTGGTCTTCGAAGGGTTGACCCGCCCCGGTCCCGACGGTCTACCCATGCCGGCACTCGCCGAGTCGTGGGCGGTTGATGAGAGCGGGACAGTCTACACCTTTACACTGCGAAGCGGCGCGTCGTGGCACGATGGTGCGCCGGTGACGGTCGATGACGTGCTGTTCACGCTGCGCGCTGTGCAGGGTCCGGCGTTCGCCGGTGATCAGAACGTTGCCGCTTTCTGGCGTACTGTCCTGGTTGATCGCGTCGGAGAACGCAGCGTCAGTTTCCGCTTGGAAGCGCCATTTGCGCCATTTCTGCGGTTGACCGGTTTCCCGATCCTCCCCGCGCACCTGCTGCGTAACGTTCCGCCGGAACAGTGGGAGGCGCATCCATTCAACCGCTTGCCGGTCGGCGCCGGTCCGTACCGCCTGGTGGAACTCGATGAACAGCGTGCGCTGCTACGCGCCAACCCGCGTTATTTCGGCGCAACCCCGTTCATCGAAACGATTGAACTGCGCTTTTTTCGCACTGAACAGGAAGCATTCGCTGCGCTGACCCGCAGCGAGATTCAGGGTCTGGCATTCACCGGCGCCAGCGCCCTGGCGGATGTCAACCTGCCACGCGGCATTGTGCGACGTCAGGCGCTGCTGGATGGATACACGGCGCTCTCCTTCAACCTGCGCGACGGTCTGCTCACCGATCTCGGCGTGCGACGCGCACTGGCGACTGCACTCGACAAGGATGCCCTGATCGCCAGTGCGCTTGCGGGGAAGGTGATGCGGCTCGATACGCCGATTCTGCATGGATGGTGGGCGGAAACGTCCGATGTGTCGTGGTATGAGCCAGACGTTGCCCGCGCAATGGCGCAACTTGACACGCTGGGGTACGTCCCGGGCGCCGATGGCGTCCGTGTTCGGGACGGTCAACCACTCGTCTTTTCGCTGCTGACCGATAACTCTCCAACGCGGCGTGCGGTTGCAGAAGAGATTGCCCGTCAGTGGAGCGCCATCGGGGTGCAGATCGTTATCGAACCGGTCGAACCGACCGAAATGCAACGCCGGCTGGAAACGCATGAATTCACCATCGCACTGCACGGATGGCAGCGGCTCGGTTCCGATCCCGATGTCTTCGAACTCTGGCATTCGAGTCAGGCGGAGCGCGGACGCAATTACGCAGGTCTCGCAGATGCCACTATCGACGAGATTCTCTCCAGCGCGCGCAAAATCTACGACATCACGGATCGTGCCGAACTCTACCGTGAATTTCAGGAACGCTGGGTCGAACTGGCGCCGGGGATCATTCTCTATCAACCGATCCTGTTCCACGCCACAGTTGCCGACCTCGGCGACACGATTGCCGTCCCGCCGGATGCCGCCGCTTCGCCCCATCTGCTGATCGGGCGCGAGGGGCGTTTTGTGAATGTCAACCGCTGGTATCTGCGTAGCGCTCGCGAGATCCGCGGTGATTTGCGATAAGCAGAAGAAAGTACACCGGTATGACCATCGACCATCTCGTAGATCCTGCATGGCTCCTGGAGCACCTGAACGATCCAGACATCCGCATCGCCGATCTGCGCTGGTATCTCCTCGAACCCGGTCGGGGACGCATTGAGTATCTGGAAGCGCACATCCCCGGCACCGTATATCTCGACATCGACACTGACCTGGCGGCGCCGCCGTTTCAGGGACCGGGTCGCCATCCCATTCCGTCACCCGAAGCATTCGCAGCAACCGCCTCACGCGCGGGGATTGCGCCCACAACCCACGTTATCGCCTACGACAGCGTTGGCGGCGCCTATGCTGCGCGTCTCTGGTGGCTGTTGCGCTATTTCGGGCACGAACGGGTCTCACTGCTCGACGGGGGATGGCCTGCATGGACGGCTGCCGGTTTCCCGGTCGAAACAGGTGATGTGGCGCCACAACCGACAGTATTCGTCCCACGCCCCAACCGCTTGATGGTTGTCGATGCAGATGCTGTGGAGACACTGCGCCACAATCCACGCGCACTGATCATCGATGTGCGTGCGCCAGAGCGCTACCAGGGGATTGCCGAACCCCTCGATCCGCGCGCCGGACATATTCCAGGCGCAGTTTCCGCACCTTACGCCGATGCCATCGATACCAATGGACGGTTATTGCCGGCAGACGCGCTGCGGGCGCGTTATGCCGCGCTTGGCGCCGACCGCGCCGAAACCATTGTGTGTTACTGCGGTTCTGGCGTTACGGCTGCACATACCATCCTGGCGCTCGAACGCGCTGGCTGGAAGAACGTCCTGCTCTACGAAGGCTCCTGGAGCGACTGGTCGCGTGATCCTGCACGCCCCGCAGCATGTGATATAATACCCTGCAAAGGCTGTGACGGAGACGAGTAGGCGGCAGTGAACCGGTCAGCGAGCGCGCGGGTGGTGAGAGGCGCGCCAGAGTTCGGTCGCCGAATATCACTCCTGAGCCGGGAGGTGAACGCGCCAGGCGGACAATCAGCGCGTCAGTAGCCTGCCCCGGTTGCGCCGACCGTTATCCCGGCGGAGGTGTGCTGGCGCCTCGATGAGTGCAGCCGACGGTGTATCGGCTGAATCAGGGTGGTA
Encoded here:
- a CDS encoding cysteine desulfurase — protein: MTINASLTLFDIVTLRREFPILNQAVHGKTLAFLDSAASSQKPRRVIDCLEDYYRRYNANVHRGIYRLSEEATFAFERARGKVARFINARSQREIVFVRNTTEAINLVARSWGDANLREGDRILLSIMEHHSNLVPWQMLAQRTGAKLEFLPIDGEGRLALDNLEVQLEGVRLVAITQQSNVLGTINPVAEIAQRAHAVGALVLVDGAQSVPHMPVDVQALDIDFLAFSGHKMCGPTGIGVLWGRRAILEQMPPFLGGGSMIKVVGLHESTYADVPARFEAGTPAIAEAIALGEAVDFLQEIGMDRIYAHERELLGYALERLTEVEGLRVYGPTTTEMRGGAVSFTLDGVHPHDVAAVLDGEGIAVRAGHHCAQPLHAHYDIPATTRASFYLYNIPEEIDRLVAALHKVRTLFG
- the sufU gene encoding Fe-S cluster assembly sulfur transfer protein SufU, whose product is MDDLYRELILEHYKHPRRRGRIDHPDVSAEEHNPLCGDRVRIDLRIENGIITDARFDGRGCAISQASASMLTEEIVGMPVEQAKQFSKDQMLALIGIPLNHNPVRIKCALLPLKTLKVGLYGVGHAPDDDEM
- the sufB gene encoding Fe-S cluster assembly protein SufB: MAVTATNLDFDYSKYAFRNEERYIFKSEKGLNEKVVRELSGMKGEPEWMLKRRLQALEIFRKKPTPLTGMWANPELAELNYDDIHYFVRAGERPQTDWDAVPPEIKNTFERLGIPEAERKFLAGVGAQYESEVVYHSLREEWAKQGVIFLDTDTGLKEYPEIFKQYFGTVVPAADNKYAALNTAVWSGGSFVYVPKGVHVDIPLQAYFRINAENMGQFERTLIIVEEGASVHYIEGCTAPIYSTNSLHSAVVEIIVMKGGKCRYTTIQNWANNIFNLVTKRAIAYEEASMEWVDGNIGSRLTMKYPSVYLMGRGARGEVLSVAYAGKGQHQDAGAKMVHIAPDTTSRITNKSVSKNGGKTTYRGLAKVAPGATGAKINVNCDALILDEKSASDTIPYIEIEEDRCTLAHEATVGRIGEEQLFYLMSRGISEADALSMIVLGFMEPFTRELPMEYAVELNRLIQLEMEGSVG
- a CDS encoding BrnT family toxin, yielding MDVVYRLQGVEFEWDDQKSRLNIVNHGVTFEEAAEVFFDPFYQYGDATPNDVNEQRNFVLGYPVAQRLLLVVYTERRERTRIISARLATRAERKLYESA
- a CDS encoding non-heme iron oxygenase ferredoxin subunit; protein product: MAEFVKLATIHDLPDGGMRAVEYNGRRIALFRAGETIYATDDICSHAYAELSDGFFDPDDGTVECPLHGSRFDVRTGRPLTLPAFAPIEVFEVQVQGDDVLVRVA
- a CDS encoding sulfurtransferase, with the translated sequence MNGYAHPEALVDTAWVADHLNDPKVRIVECDEDILLYDQGHIPGAVKIDWVGELNDPIIRDYLDRERFEQLMVSKGISNDTTVVFYGDKHNWWATYALWVFKLFGHADARIMNGGRAKWIAEGRPLTREVPSYPPGEYHAPERNDAAIRAFRDQVLAHIRQSGTALVDVRSPQEYTGERLHMPEYPQEGALRGGHIPTAVNIPWASAVREDSTFKSADELRELYASKGITPDKDVIAYCRIGERSSHTWFVLKYLLGYPKVRNYDGSWTEWGNAVGLPIEK
- a CDS encoding SufE family protein; translated protein: MSDIPAGLPPRLRAIVEEFQAADRAEKLELLLEYSDRLPPLPDHLRNNRAAMEQVHECATPVYAAVESHDERLTFHIDVPEESPTVRGYAALLRDGLEGATPEEVLAIPGDFFYAMGLHQVLSPQRLNGISYLLAYLKRLATRELAKRNG
- a CDS encoding iron-sulfur cluster assembly scaffold protein; the protein is MDRAALIARLLNHYEHPRHRGPLVDADVTLTGGHPECGDVITIYLKVEPPDRITAVSFEGRGCTISQAAASILTELAAGATFAAVETMTPDEMIDLLEREVVGTRPRCATLALRILKAAISTCRMGKMS